A section of the Kribbella sp. HUAS MG21 genome encodes:
- a CDS encoding ATP-dependent DNA helicase UvrD2: MTQPVSDFTRPASADDLLEALDPEQRAVATALHGPVVVMAGAGTGKTRAITHRIAYGVRTGTFDPVRVLAVTFTQRAAGEMRGRLAQLGVQGVQARTFHSAALRQARFFWPKVYGGELPPIADRKFPLLTEAASRCRVRVDTPALRDLAGEVEWAKVSNVRPDDYAKLAPRSGRALAAFDAPTIARIFAAYEDVKLERGRIDLEDVLLCAVALLAEDERVAAEIRRQYRTFVVDEYQDVSPLQQSLLDLWLGGREDVCVVGDPAQTIYSWAGAEPENLVRFASRHPSATVIKLVRDYRSTPQIVDVANKILDAAGPTGLPGRVTLRSQKESGPVPVYREYSDEVAEADAVARAVVRLKDEGVPLRDIAVLFRTNAQSENFEQALAERKIPTVLKGAERFFERAEIRQAAVLLRGQVKAGEVSDDLVSTVTAVLAGAGWTAEPPTGTGAVRDRWESLSALVTMTADFAAEHPTARLPELMAELDRRASIQHAPLAEGVTLATLHAAKGLEWECVFIVGAHEGTLPISYAQTPAQVEEERRLFYVGVTRAKQQLFISWATSRSPGGRGQRGPTRFLDPIGVRSARSEWSPSSNVGWERPSAESRAASRSGRPIPKCRVCGKGLLDPGARKLGRCEDCPSTIDQKLYDALVEWRTEQAESERIPAFVILTDATLTAIAETRPGDAQELRRIPGIGHTKLTKYGEHILNLCTR; this comes from the coding sequence ATGACCCAGCCCGTGAGCGACTTCACACGACCGGCCTCGGCCGACGACCTCCTGGAGGCGCTCGACCCGGAGCAGCGGGCGGTCGCGACCGCGTTGCACGGCCCGGTCGTGGTGATGGCCGGCGCGGGGACCGGGAAGACCCGGGCCATCACCCACCGGATCGCGTACGGCGTCCGCACCGGGACGTTCGACCCCGTCCGCGTGCTCGCGGTGACGTTCACCCAGCGGGCGGCCGGCGAGATGCGCGGGCGGCTCGCGCAGCTCGGCGTCCAGGGCGTCCAGGCCCGCACGTTCCACTCCGCCGCGCTCCGGCAGGCCCGGTTCTTCTGGCCGAAGGTGTACGGCGGGGAGCTGCCGCCGATCGCGGACCGGAAGTTCCCGCTGCTGACCGAGGCAGCCTCCCGCTGCCGGGTCCGGGTGGACACGCCCGCGCTGCGCGACCTGGCCGGCGAGGTCGAGTGGGCGAAGGTCAGCAACGTCCGGCCGGACGACTACGCGAAGCTGGCGCCGCGCTCCGGGCGGGCCCTGGCCGCGTTCGACGCGCCGACGATCGCGCGGATCTTCGCGGCGTACGAGGACGTGAAGCTGGAGCGCGGGCGGATCGACCTCGAGGACGTGCTGCTCTGCGCGGTCGCGCTGCTCGCGGAGGACGAGCGGGTCGCGGCAGAGATCCGGCGGCAGTACCGGACGTTCGTCGTGGACGAGTACCAGGACGTCTCGCCGCTGCAGCAGAGCCTGCTAGACCTGTGGCTGGGCGGCCGCGAGGACGTCTGCGTGGTCGGCGACCCGGCGCAGACCATCTACTCCTGGGCCGGCGCCGAGCCGGAGAACCTGGTGCGGTTCGCGTCCCGGCATCCGTCGGCCACCGTGATCAAGCTGGTCCGCGACTACCGGTCCACGCCGCAGATCGTCGACGTGGCGAACAAGATCCTCGACGCGGCCGGTCCGACCGGACTGCCCGGCCGGGTCACGCTGCGGTCCCAGAAGGAGTCGGGCCCGGTTCCGGTCTATCGCGAGTACTCCGACGAGGTCGCGGAGGCGGACGCGGTGGCGCGGGCCGTCGTACGGCTCAAGGACGAAGGCGTGCCGCTGCGCGACATCGCCGTACTGTTCCGGACCAACGCCCAGTCGGAGAACTTCGAGCAGGCGCTGGCCGAGCGGAAGATCCCGACCGTGCTCAAGGGGGCGGAGCGGTTCTTCGAGCGGGCCGAGATCCGGCAGGCCGCCGTACTGCTGCGCGGGCAGGTCAAGGCGGGCGAGGTGTCGGACGACCTGGTGTCGACCGTGACCGCGGTGCTGGCCGGTGCGGGCTGGACGGCGGAGCCGCCGACCGGGACCGGTGCGGTGCGGGACCGCTGGGAGTCGCTGAGCGCGCTGGTGACGATGACGGCGGACTTCGCGGCCGAGCACCCGACGGCGCGGCTGCCCGAGCTGATGGCCGAGCTCGACCGGCGCGCCTCGATCCAGCACGCGCCGCTCGCGGAGGGCGTCACGCTGGCGACGCTGCACGCCGCGAAGGGTCTGGAGTGGGAGTGCGTCTTCATCGTCGGCGCCCACGAGGGGACGCTGCCGATCAGCTACGCCCAGACGCCGGCGCAGGTGGAGGAGGAGCGGCGGCTGTTCTATGTCGGCGTGACCCGGGCGAAGCAGCAGTTGTTCATCAGCTGGGCGACGTCCCGGTCGCCGGGCGGCCGCGGCCAGCGCGGGCCGACCCGCTTCCTCGACCCGATCGGCGTCCGGAGCGCGCGCTCCGAGTGGAGCCCCTCGTCGAACGTCGGCTGGGAGCGCCCGTCGGCCGAGTCCCGGGCGGCGTCGCGCTCCGGCCGGCCGATCCCGAAGTGCCGGGTGTGCGGCAAAGGGCTCCTCGACCCGGGCGCGCGCAAGCTCGGCCGCTGCGAGGACTGCCCGTCCACGATCGACCAGAAGCTGTACGACGCCCTCGTCGAGTGGCGCACCGAGCAGGCGGAGAGCGAGCGGATCCCGGCCTTCGTGATCCTGACCGACGCCACGCTCACCGCGATCGCCGAGACCCGGCCCGGCGACGCGCAGGAGCTGCGCCGGATCCCGGGCATCGGCC
- a CDS encoding mycoredoxin → MAAFTMYSTPWCGYCHRLKGQLKRAGIEFTEVDIEQVPEAAKLVEKINNGNQTVPTVVFADGTAMTNPSLAQVAEKLAA, encoded by the coding sequence ATGGCTGCTTTCACGATGTACTCGACCCCCTGGTGCGGCTACTGCCACCGGCTCAAGGGCCAACTGAAGCGCGCCGGCATCGAGTTCACCGAGGTCGACATCGAGCAGGTCCCGGAGGCCGCCAAGCTGGTCGAGAAGATCAACAACGGCAACCAGACGGTGCCGACCGTGGTCTTCGCCGACGGCACCGCGATGACCAACCCGTCGCTCGCCCAGGTCGCGGAGAAGCTGGCGGCGTAA